In Mongoliitalea daihaiensis, one DNA window encodes the following:
- the rfbC gene encoding dTDP-4-dehydrorhamnose 3,5-epimerase, whose protein sequence is MKIIQTPIGGLFEIYPQVFEDNRGYFLESFKEKAFVEAGIDRKWVQENQSYSKAGTVRGLHFQKAPFAQAKLVRVITGKVLDVAVDLRKDSSTFGKTFTQVLDATLHNMVYIPEGFAHGFSVLEDAVFSYKCTEYYNKESEGGILWNDPALMIDWKVSEPILSEKDKLWPTLEAFVNLSEGGL, encoded by the coding sequence ATGAAAATTATTCAAACTCCCATAGGCGGATTATTTGAGATTTATCCTCAGGTATTCGAAGATAACCGCGGTTATTTTCTTGAGTCATTCAAAGAAAAGGCATTTGTTGAGGCTGGGATTGATAGGAAGTGGGTGCAGGAAAATCAGTCTTACTCGAAAGCGGGCACCGTACGAGGGCTGCACTTTCAGAAAGCTCCTTTTGCGCAAGCAAAATTGGTACGAGTCATTACGGGTAAGGTGTTGGATGTAGCGGTAGATTTAAGAAAAGACTCCTCAACTTTTGGTAAAACCTTTACTCAGGTGTTGGATGCTACTCTTCATAACATGGTTTATATCCCCGAAGGTTTTGCTCATGGATTTTCTGTCTTGGAGGATGCAGTATTTTCTTACAAATGTACGGAATATTACAACAAAGAAAGTGAGGGAGGCATCCTTTGGAACGATCCTGCGTTAATGATAGATTGGAAGGTGTCAGAACCGATCTTATCTGAAAAAGATAAGCTTTGGCCTACATTAGAAGCGTTTGTGAATTTAAGTGAAGGTGGACTATAA
- a CDS encoding tyrosine-protein phosphatase, whose translation MGILDFFTRAKEVHVEPLRLDWMQVDVHSHLIPGIDDGAKNMEDSISMIRRLHEMGLRKIITTPHVMSEFYKNTPEIIQLGLKDVKKALKKENIDIEIEAAAEYYLDEIFLDKVQKGEKLLTLANNYVLVETGFINKPQMLFEIFFAMEMQGYKPVFAHPERYQYLIQDKKFFGELLDRDVYFQLNLLSLTGFYSKPIKNFAEMLIDEKKVKFFGTDCHNHRYLDMLETLPKSKYYEKLPTIDALNKSL comes from the coding sequence ATGGGAATATTGGATTTCTTTACAAGAGCAAAAGAAGTACATGTTGAACCCTTGCGATTGGATTGGATGCAGGTAGATGTGCATTCACATCTTATTCCAGGGATAGATGACGGCGCAAAAAACATGGAGGATTCCATCTCTATGATTCGCCGATTGCATGAAATGGGTCTTCGTAAGATTATTACCACGCCTCATGTCATGTCAGAGTTTTATAAAAACACCCCTGAAATCATTCAGCTAGGTTTAAAGGATGTCAAAAAAGCGCTAAAAAAAGAAAATATAGACATCGAAATTGAAGCGGCTGCAGAGTACTACCTAGATGAGATTTTCTTAGATAAAGTACAGAAAGGTGAAAAATTGCTTACGTTGGCCAATAATTATGTACTGGTAGAAACTGGATTTATCAATAAGCCCCAAATGCTTTTCGAAATATTTTTTGCTATGGAAATGCAGGGTTACAAGCCAGTATTTGCACATCCCGAACGCTATCAATACTTAATACAAGACAAGAAATTTTTTGGAGAATTGCTGGACAGAGACGTTTATTTTCAACTTAACCTTTTGTCTCTTACAGGGTTTTATTCCAAGCCGATAAAGAATTTTGCAGAAATGTTGATCGATGAGAAAAAAGTAAAATTCTTCGGAACTGATTGCCATAATCATCGTTATTTGGATATGTTGGAGACCCTGCCCAAATCAAAGTATTATGAGAAGCTTCCAACAATAGATGCGCTTAACAAGTCTCTATGA
- the hflX gene encoding GTPase HflX, whose amino-acid sequence MSKYSRKIQKLYDTAPKQETAVLVALINQGQTEQQVNEYLEELAFLTETLGAKTVYRFTQRMERPDVKTFVGTGKLEEIQSYVEHFEVNMVIFDDDLSPSQMRNLENELKVKVYDRSLLILDIFLNRAQTAQAKTQVELARFQYILPRLTRMWTHLERQRGGTGTRGGAGEKEIETDKRDIRNKITLLKEKLREIEKQGETQRKGRKGIVRVALVGYTNVGKSTLMNLMTKANILAENKLFATVDSTVRKVVLDNIPFLLSDTVGFIRKLPTHLIESFKSTLEEVREADLLVHVVDISHPNFEEHIAVVQQTLNEIGAGDKSMLLVFNKIDLVPAMPTEEERMHMSDIELEQQNYLEFDKLADAYTKKIGVPPVFMAAQEALHLDEFRIALVREVKKQHLKIYPHYLQDETIDWSVFTDTSTD is encoded by the coding sequence ATGAGCAAATATTCAAGAAAAATTCAAAAACTGTACGATACTGCACCCAAACAAGAAACTGCTGTATTGGTGGCTCTTATCAATCAGGGACAAACCGAACAACAAGTCAATGAATATTTGGAAGAGTTAGCTTTTTTAACAGAAACTCTGGGAGCAAAGACAGTTTATAGATTCACCCAACGCATGGAGCGGCCGGATGTAAAAACTTTTGTAGGAACAGGAAAACTGGAAGAAATCCAATCCTATGTAGAACATTTTGAGGTGAATATGGTCATCTTTGACGATGATCTCAGCCCTTCCCAAATGAGAAATCTGGAAAATGAACTGAAAGTAAAAGTATACGACAGATCACTTCTGATTTTGGATATTTTTCTCAATCGTGCTCAGACTGCTCAAGCCAAAACACAGGTCGAACTGGCTAGATTCCAATATATATTACCTCGATTGACTCGTATGTGGACACACTTGGAACGTCAGAGAGGTGGTACCGGAACTAGAGGGGGAGCTGGTGAAAAGGAAATTGAGACCGATAAACGAGATATCCGAAACAAAATCACCTTGCTAAAAGAAAAACTTCGGGAAATTGAAAAACAAGGTGAAACACAGCGAAAAGGCAGAAAAGGAATCGTACGCGTAGCACTCGTCGGCTATACCAACGTGGGTAAAAGCACGCTTATGAATCTAATGACCAAAGCAAACATATTGGCAGAAAATAAACTCTTTGCTACCGTAGACTCCACTGTTAGGAAGGTAGTTTTGGATAATATCCCTTTTCTCCTGTCAGATACAGTAGGTTTTATTAGAAAACTGCCTACCCACCTCATCGAATCCTTCAAGTCAACTCTGGAGGAAGTCAGAGAGGCAGATTTACTTGTTCATGTAGTGGATATTTCCCATCCAAATTTTGAAGAACACATTGCAGTCGTACAACAAACCTTGAACGAAATTGGAGCAGGAGATAAAAGTATGTTGCTTGTTTTTAACAAAATAGACCTCGTCCCTGCCATGCCTACAGAAGAAGAGCGCATGCACATGAGTGATATAGAACTAGAGCAGCAAAACTATCTGGAGTTCGATAAATTAGCAGATGCTTACACCAAAAAAATTGGCGTTCCTCCTGTTTTTATGGCAGCTCAGGAAGCGTTGCATCTAGACGAGTTTAGAATTGCACTCGTGAGAGAGGTAAAAAAGCAACACCTCAAGATTTATCCTCATTACCTACAAGATGAAACCATCGACTGGAGTGTTTTCACAGATACTTCCACAGATTAA
- a CDS encoding NAD-dependent epimerase/dehydratase family protein, whose protein sequence is MKILITGITGVLGSRLAQKFSKLGEIHGLKRPDSSTALLPKDFPVVWHEGDLVDPISVEDALEGIDLVIHAAGLISFDEKDQYQLNKINWEGTGNLVNAMLEKGVKKLIHVSSVAALGKSPEQNLINESQKWVNSPWNTPYAISKYLGDLEVWRAVQEGLQALVVHPSVILTKIADNRSSAQVYDYVLQERKYFPRGTINYIDVRDVVELMYRLYTKDSWNESFILNANSISYKDFFASMATVFGKQAPSKPVDSWMLKVALFAQGIGKMLGFSNSPLNKQTAMMAQLQVTMDNSKVTSVIPFDFTPLEQSFQWARSND, encoded by the coding sequence ATGAAAATCCTGATTACAGGAATCACTGGTGTTCTTGGAAGTAGATTGGCGCAAAAATTCTCGAAGCTTGGGGAAATTCATGGCTTAAAAAGACCTGATTCATCCACTGCCTTATTGCCTAAGGATTTTCCTGTAGTGTGGCATGAAGGAGACTTAGTGGATCCCATCAGTGTGGAGGACGCCTTGGAAGGAATTGATTTGGTTATCCATGCTGCTGGATTGATTTCATTTGACGAAAAAGATCAATATCAGTTGAATAAAATCAACTGGGAAGGAACGGGCAACTTGGTAAATGCCATGTTGGAAAAAGGAGTTAAAAAGTTGATCCATGTCAGTTCGGTTGCTGCGCTTGGAAAATCACCTGAACAAAACCTCATCAATGAGTCCCAAAAATGGGTTAATTCTCCTTGGAACACGCCCTATGCGATTTCTAAGTACTTAGGTGATCTGGAAGTTTGGAGAGCTGTACAAGAAGGGTTACAAGCATTGGTGGTTCATCCTTCTGTGATCTTGACAAAAATAGCAGATAATCGATCCAGCGCACAGGTCTATGATTATGTGTTGCAAGAGCGTAAATATTTTCCTCGGGGAACCATCAATTACATAGACGTTAGAGATGTAGTAGAGTTGATGTATAGACTTTATACAAAAGATAGCTGGAATGAGTCGTTCATTTTGAATGCAAATAGCATTTCCTACAAAGACTTTTTTGCAAGCATGGCAACTGTATTTGGCAAGCAAGCCCCATCCAAGCCCGTGGATTCATGGATGCTAAAAGTTGCATTGTTTGCACAAGGAATAGGTAAAATGTTGGGCTTCTCTAATTCTCCCTTGAACAAGCAGACTGCAATGATGGCGCAACTTCAAGTTACCATGGACAATTCTAAGGTTACATCGGTGATTCCTTTTGATTTTACTCCGCTAGAGCAAAGCTTTCAGTGGGCACGTTCGAACGATTAA
- a CDS encoding methyltransferase RsmF C-terminal domain-like protein → MPDFKLPADFSQRMKDTLGEAEFQDFYEALQLEPAVSVRLNPFKLSNLPLSARHVAWAEQGFFLEDRPSFTLDPLFHAGAYYVQESSSMFIDHILRSQRVPNDGLFLDLSAAPGGKSTLLSSYLGEEGFLVANEVIKSRASILKENIIKWGIGNTLVTHNDPEHFKDLEGIFDLVLIDAPCSGEGMFRKDPASMREWSQDNIALCALRQQRIMDHAAGLVKGGGYLVYSTCTYNEQENEEIVKFITEEFSYQPVRIPLETQWGIEEVRIESSEETFYGYRFFPHKVPGEGFFVTVFKRPDHAYIGSIRRMKDFKHPHLKQVSSTYAQQLRSLISLPEQSVFYALQDSYFFLRKQHQLYFEYLSKYLSIKYFGIELGKINKNQWIPSHEWAVSILPKEGFPLKELDLSSARDFLRKEESTLGEIPEGWIVMQYQGLSLGLLKNLGNRTNNYYPKEWRIKNL, encoded by the coding sequence ATGCCTGATTTTAAACTTCCCGCTGATTTTTCCCAACGAATGAAAGACACATTGGGTGAAGCTGAGTTTCAGGATTTCTATGAGGCACTTCAGCTCGAACCTGCTGTATCAGTTCGTCTCAATCCTTTTAAACTATCTAATTTGCCATTAAGTGCCCGTCACGTTGCTTGGGCAGAACAAGGATTTTTTTTAGAAGATAGACCTTCTTTCACCTTAGACCCGCTATTTCACGCAGGTGCATATTATGTTCAGGAGTCCTCTTCCATGTTTATCGATCATATTTTGAGGAGTCAACGGGTTCCAAATGATGGCTTATTTTTGGATTTATCTGCTGCTCCAGGAGGAAAATCAACCTTACTTTCCAGTTATTTAGGCGAAGAAGGATTCCTCGTAGCCAATGAAGTAATCAAGAGCAGGGCATCCATTCTCAAAGAGAATATCATTAAATGGGGTATTGGAAATACCCTAGTCACGCATAACGATCCCGAACATTTCAAGGACTTAGAAGGAATTTTTGATTTAGTCTTGATTGATGCCCCATGTTCAGGTGAGGGGATGTTTCGAAAAGATCCAGCATCTATGCGAGAATGGTCCCAAGACAATATTGCACTTTGTGCGTTGCGTCAGCAGCGAATTATGGACCATGCAGCAGGATTAGTGAAAGGTGGAGGCTATCTCGTGTATAGTACATGTACATACAACGAGCAGGAAAATGAAGAGATCGTAAAATTCATCACGGAAGAATTCTCCTACCAGCCAGTGCGAATTCCCTTGGAAACACAGTGGGGTATTGAAGAAGTTCGCATCGAAAGTTCTGAGGAAACCTTTTATGGTTACCGCTTTTTTCCTCACAAAGTACCAGGAGAAGGATTTTTTGTAACTGTTTTTAAAAGGCCTGATCATGCGTATATCGGGAGTATTCGACGGATGAAAGACTTTAAGCACCCTCACTTGAAGCAAGTTTCAAGTACATATGCTCAGCAACTCCGATCATTAATTTCACTTCCAGAGCAATCTGTCTTTTACGCCTTACAGGATAGTTATTTTTTTCTGAGGAAGCAACATCAGCTCTATTTCGAGTATTTGAGCAAATACCTCAGTATCAAATATTTTGGGATTGAGTTAGGGAAAATCAATAAAAATCAATGGATACCTAGTCATGAGTGGGCAGTAAGTATCTTACCAAAAGAAGGGTTTCCACTCAAGGAACTGGATTTATCCTCCGCAAGAGACTTTTTGCGAAAGGAAGAAAGTACGTTAGGAGAAATTCCGGAAGGCTGGATTGTGATGCAGTACCAAGGTTTAAGCTTGGGATTACTTAAAAATCTTGGTAACCGCACCAATAACTACTATCCAAAAGAGTGGAGGATTAAAAACCTTTAA